Genomic window (Salvelinus namaycush isolate Seneca chromosome 10, SaNama_1.0, whole genome shotgun sequence):
CAGTATCTGTCCCGAGCTCATCGccacaggaaactgagggcccagttgaaacaatgttgcaagttcgctcaagacaggcagacaggcggCGTAGAGAGATTAATGCGATTGAAAGAACCTGAACCAACTGTCAGAGAGGCGGGGCTGTTTGTTTAATTTGGAATAAGCTTTTATTTTCATAGTACTAATGCAGCTGTACAAAATTGCATTTTGACAAATAGAATTAAAGACCAGCCCCCACCCCTGTAATTTGGACACTGGTCACACCCTGTTATTGGATTAAAGGAGTAGGTTACAGCTAATCGTCTAGTTAGTTAGAACCCTGAGCTCAGCCTGAGGTGTATGGGGAATGGAATACCCAGCTGGATGGGGAGTTCCCTGTTTGAGTATTATGTAAGGAGTTTTTTTTTCACAAGATGATGTCATGTTGTAAGGATTattaatttatatttttatttccaACGACATCATCAGTTGTTCACTatagaggagagatgtgagagttGTAAGTGTATTGGTCCATTTAGATCAGGGGGATTGGACAGAAGGGAGATGGTGAGAACATTGAGTGGGTGAAGTCAGAGAGGATGCCAGAGGAAGAAGAGCTATCTGGAGAACTGGAATACTACCCCCTACACACTCTCTTTACATTTCTTTCAATCTCTTCCCCTCCTaccattctctctctcaacactTAGGCCTATGCTGAGCAGGGTTAGTAAAATGACATTATTGAAACAGGACAATAATCAATTTCAATGGACTATCAAGTGTTTCTGTGAACCACATGGTTAAATACTCTACAGTTGGTCTCCATTAGCATGCAGGGATGGGTTCTAGTGAGAATCTGTAATCAATAACCTATTAGGCCCATGTTTAATGATCATAATGTTTCCTTTAAGATAAATCTATCCCTCTGGATTGTCAAGCTGACCCATGTCCTTAGTTGGACCGTCCCATGTTTCCAGTTGGCTAGCCTCGCTTTCAGACGGTGTGTGATACTATCACCTATGCCATGCGATTGGTGCTGATGTTGTGTATCAATATGTGACCATTTCTGTATTTCTCCTACAGGGAGCCGGTCCATGCTAACTGTGTACGCTGGAAGAAGAGGTTCTCCTTCCCCTGTAAGATGAGTGCCACCGCTGGGACGGGCGTGCTCGACCCCTGTGTGTGCCGCGTGTCTGTCAGGAAGGTATGGCCCTCAGACTCCTATTCAACCTGTTCATCCTGTTCCTATTAATGTTGTAAAACCTCATCTGGAACATAGATTGGCATAAGGTATGTCTATAAAGTTTACTGGTTTCTGCTTTGTCACTGTTTACATTCAAATGATTTCACTGTTTTATTTGATAGGAGCTAAAGGGTGGGAAGACGTACGCAAAGGTACTGTTTCAGAGATTGATTCCTTTTTACACTCTTCTTGCTTTCTTTCCCAATACATAGTTACATTGATCTATGCTTAGTGAACAGATTGTTTTCTCTGCCTGCAGGTAGTCTAGAGTTGGTGTCACAGTTAAGCTCTGTCCATGTGGTACACTGCAAATTATTTGTTCTAGTGGTAAAATATTATGCACACTTAGGCCTACAGGAAGTGAAAAAACACTAATTGATTACagtgttaaacaatttaaattgtAATGATTAGCTTTTACCTTAAATGGGAAATTACCTAGATGATAGCCAGTATATCCAATTCAAGTTTATGCTCCAGAGACTAAAAATAGTAAATTAAATCAATAAAGCCAGAGAAAATGGATTAGTCTACGGTTCTTCCTTTGGTTTCTCTATAGAGACACTGAAAGGTTGAGGTACAGAAAGAGATTGATAGGAGAAAAACAACAAAGCCCACAACACCACCTTGCAGCTCTGTCTGCAAGTTAACCTGATCCTCTCTCCTCAGCTTGGCTTTGCAGACCTAAACCTGGCTGAGTTTGCTGGTTCTGGGAACACGACACGTAGATGTCTACTGGAAGGTTACGACACCAAGAACACCCGGCAGGACAACTCCATACTCAAGGTACTGATGGGAGAATGGGTTTCTATCAATTCCACTATATCATATCAGTCTCCGCTGCTTtcttctagcctggtcccagatctgtttgtgatgTCTTGCCAACTCTTATCTTATTGTCATTGTCAAGCGAGTTGgctagacagcacaaacagatctgggaccaggctaggtttTGTATGCCAGTGTCAAGAGAGCTCAAACCTCCGTTTTCTTTTTGTAACAGGTTATCATCAGCACACAACTGATGTCCGGGGACCCCTGTTTTAAAACGTAAGTGGTGCCTTCACTTTTTTAAATTAAGGCCTATTATGATTTGGTTTTTAGATACGAGAAATGTTTAAAATGCAATTGAAGAAAATACGCTCAGATTTCCCCCTACAGTGAAGCGCATTCAGATTTGCATAGCATTTCCCTTTGTGACCAATGTTTATCCGCCCACCTACACTGCAGCAAGGATTCCTTCCTGCTTCTCTATGATAGGCTACAGTTGTGTGGGGGGGGTTTAAGGAAGGAGAATTATTCTATAGTATTTATTTGTAATACGGAGTAGGAACACAGTGAGTGTCATTTAGATTGTAGGTGAGAGAAAGAACATTTCAAACTAAGCTTTCATGGTGAAAGCAATTCATTTCCTCACTGATTTAGTGTCCTACATTTCAGGTTACATAAAACTGTCAACACCACTTTAGAGTAAATACTGTGTTATACTGTAAAGTCTAGCAAAAGAAAAGGTTTGCACATACTCTTTCAAACCAAGGCCGTATTCAGTGGGTTGCAATGTTGTAAATAGAAATGTAGACTAATCTTGCACAGAGAGATGTCCCTCTTGGACATGACAGAGTCATgtctgtttttagaaatgtatctGTTATTTCTGTGGTGTTGCATCCTTATGAATAAGCTCCAGGTCTTGAGGACTTTGCCTGTTAGACTGTGTGAGGAGTGTGTAGCATGGGGAGTCAGGGATCAGCACAGCATTAGAGAAGGCTTTACATGGGATGAAGTTATGATGGGAGCCAGCGGGACGTGCTCATCTCTCCAACCCTGCAACCCTAACGCAGGGCCATTTTGGCCCGTGTCCATGTTTGTGTGGGAGCGGTTCCAAGAATGTGAGGAGGATTGTACCCAGCAGATGTGTCTGTGTAAACTAAACTAGAGCAGACCAGGGTGGGGCGATGAAACAGTGGTCACAGCTGAGTTGGCTGGCCAAGTACCACACCACAGCATCATCCTGTACAGGGTTAAAACAGCAGACTAACATCCAGGGTAGGTCTATAGTCTCACTGTCTCTAGGAGGTCTAGGTGACTGTGAAGTTGTTTCAGCCATGTATTCTGAGAACACGAGAGGAGTGGGGCGGAGATAAGAGATAAAGTAGAGTGGACAATATGTTATTTCAGCCCCAGTCTGTGTTGGAAAATGACAAGGAACGCCAACTGCCCCTGTAGCAGGAGATGACCCCAAAATGTATTATGTGCTATTGCCTTGGGCAGATAGTGTAGGAAAGCTGTTGATCATTAGACTCACTGTCTTAGAGggtttaaggcagccccccgcacctctctgattcagaggggttgggttaaatgcggaagacgtATTTCAGTTgcatacattcagttgtacaactgactaggtatccctttctccttccctttCCTTTAATAAAAACACAGAGCAAATCACTGACAGAGCTTTAATTAAAAAACACTTGCATGAATGTTTTAGACATACTTACAACTCTTTTCaaaatcatttttttattttattatttcacctttatttaaccaggtaggctagttgagctgctcagatagctgatgtttaaagttagtgagggaaatataagtctccagcttcagcgatttttgcaattcgttccagtcattggcagcagagaactggaaggaaaggcggccaaagcaggtgttggctttggggatgaccagtgagatatacctgctggagcgcgtgctacgggtgggtgttgttatcgtgaccagtgagctgagaaggcGGATATTTACCTAGCATacacttatagatgacctggagccagtgggtctggcgacgaatatgtagcgagggccagccgactagagcatacaggttgcagtggtgggtggtataaggggctttggtgacaaaaaggatggcactgtgatagactgcatccaggtagctgagtagagtattggaagctattttgtaaattacatcgccgaagtcgaggatcggtaggatagtcagttttacgagagtatgtttggcagcgtgaatgaaggaggctttgttgcgaataATTTGTGTTGCTGTGCATGAACCAACCCCCTCTGTTTGTCCTCCACAGGCCTCCTTCCACAGGCACATTCATCGGCGTCCAGGGAGATGCAGAGAGCCTCctggaagagaggaagggaggggacaACCAGAAGGCCTTCATGGGTAAAATGAGACTAGACTAACTACTCCTTACTACACCTCTTCTCCCACAGAACTCACCACAGTGCATTTATATGATTCAGTCAGCGTTCCTCAGTCAGCGTTGGAGTGCATCATGAAATATAGCAGCTTTTAACAAACACGTCCGGTATAATAAATCTCTGGTAAATCAGAGGCAAGAGTGTATATATAGGtgtcggatcttaatttgatcactcttttgttcgttgctgagaattttcctgcaccgcaggaaatgcagatgagctttgtgattttcataaattcactgaaaactaACTAATACACTGTTATATTAATAGTATTCCACTTTTCATATAGCCTCATTTTGGCCAGATAttagcctaaccaccgatcaagcaacgtTATGGACTTAACAttaaaatcctgttgctgcaaagattattttgctgcgacaattcaggtcaaattaagatcctacatctgtaggtctATTAATCAAGGACCTTGCTTCTTATTCTGTTTGACAATTAAGTCATTAGCATAAATAAACCCTGCCAGCTGCTGAGCTGTATGCCTCAGAAAATACAGACCTGGAATGAGGAAAACCAGAAGTAGAATGATTGGATATAAATGACTGTATATGGAGCATTAGTTACTGACCATCGTTCCTCTCAGTCTCTGTGATTGATTCTTGTGATTGATCGAAGTCTGCTTTTCTCTCTGGCTGCAGTAACTTTGAGATTTGTTCCTGTACTAATAGTAATATTCTTGAATGGCAGACTGacttactgtataaccagctgcACCTATAGATTCTCTCAATCTTTAATCCAATCCAAGCCTCACCTGATACAGGAATGTGAATCGGTCTCGGTGTGATTCAGCTGCTGTTAATGTGTCATATCCAACATGTGTAGAAGAGAagaccactcctctcccttcgctctctctccctctctgtctgaagTGGTGTGTGCTCTACTCCCCAGGAGGCTTCATGTATAATTCAGGCTGTTTTTTTGATGCTCTCCGATCTCTCTGCCGCCGACCCTCACATGGTTATTGGTTAAAAATAGGAACACACTTTTGCGTCTGCGAGGGGAGGTCCACAGTGAAAGTGATTTTGATTGAAATTGTGTTGATAAGGGGATGACAGACTACTATGGACAACCTATTGTTTTCCACTTCATTTCCACTTGTTGTTTGGATGCTTTCACAGCGGTCCACCCTGTGAGCACAGGACTGAAGGAACATAGACATGTTCCCCTTTCACAGCGGTCCACCCTGTGAGCACAGGACTGAGGGAACATAGACATGGTCCCCTTTCACAGCGGTCCACCCTGTGAGCACAGGACTGAGGGAACATAGACATGGTCCCCTTTCACAGCGGTCCACCCTGTGAGCACAGGACTGAGGGAACATAGACATGGTCCCCTTTCACAGCGGTCCACCCTGTGAGCACAGGACTGAGGGAACAGACATGGTCCCCTTTCACAGCGGTCCACCCTGTGAGCACAGGACTGAGGGAACATAGACATGGTCCCCTTTCACAGCGGTCCACCCTGTGAGCACAGGACTGAGGGAACATAGACATGGTCCCCTTTCACAGCGGTCCACCCTGTGAGCACAGGACTGAGGGAACATAGACATGTTCCCCTTTCACAGCGGTCCACCCTGTGAGCACAGGACTGAGGGAACATAGACATGGTCCCCTTTCACAGCGGTCCACCCTGTGAGCACAGGACTGAGGGAACATAGACATGGTCCCCTTTCACAGCGGTCCACCCTGTGAGCACAGGACTGAGGGAACATAGACATGGTCCCCTTTCACAGTGTGCTGGCCCTAGTTAATCTCTTCACTCTGAATACTGTTATAGGAATATTACTGTAATCCCAGTCCACTCTCAACCCATTACCAACCCCTATGTCCTGTTTTAAAAACCTGACAGAGAGCCGGGAAGGAAAGTGTCCCTCTGTTTCCGATGAACTTGGGGGCTCCTGCCATTCCCGAACATCCAGCTACGCTAGTCAGCAGTCTAAAGTCTCAGGTAGGCCCTCCTAATACTCCCAACACTAGCCATTCTAATGTACAGTGCAACATGTAGCGTGGAGATCTAGCTGGTGTGCCTCATTCTCTACCATGCTAACATACAACATAACTAGTCATCACTCAAAGTCCCAGTATGACTATTGTCACTTCCATACAGGCCATTGTACAACTGTCTGTCTCAGCATTTTATTTTCTCCATCTTTTTCTCCATTTTTACTTTGCTGAATTCCTCTGTCTGCATGCCTGATGTCTTTGATGTGCCTATCTAACCTTGACCTATTTTACTGTggtaattaaaaaataaatatcttTATTGTGGTAAACTAATACAAGTAAAATTATTTACATCAGTATCCTATAACTAGACACATGGGTGGTCTGGCTAGTGAATGAAGGATCTGTTACAGGCAGATCAGATCGCCTATAATGAAGGGTCTGTAGGAAAGTGAGGAGTTCATTCAACTCCTCTGATAGCCAACTCACTCTGATAAACCTACTCCTACCATTGCTTCCTACATACATTAAAGCAAGAGAAAAGTCTATAGACTAGTTGTACAATATTCTATTTTCTTTATAGTTTGGAGGGTTGGTTTTATATCAGTTAGCTTTGAGAGACATTTCAGACACACAGTGGTGGCTTGTAGTGATCCTGTAGGGAGTGTTAGTGTGTGGGCGATTTGTTCCCTTCATCGTAGCCTGACTAGCTAGCGGTACATTGAGACTCTGCAGTGTCTCTGCGTTAACAGTTTCCTGCAAACATGAATGCCATGTGAGTGTGTGGGCGCTAGGCTAGCATCCATCTCTGCTGCTAAATCATTGATCACACCGCAAGGCTTCAATCTGCTCCACTCTGAGTCCTTTTCCATAACACAAAACTGCTCTCTAAAATTGTGAATGATTGACATGTTGTATGCAGACTTGTGACTCTTTTTGTGTGTATGAGTGACCATGTACTTAGTGTGTGAGTATGTGCTTTAGTGCATTATGCCTTGATGTTAATACTTATTGATATTAATGATCAATATTTTGAAGTAGCCTGCCTATGTGTCTGAATGCTTGTGTGTGCTCTAACCTCCTTGCTATtacccctctgtccctctccaccCCAGGCTACAGCACAGGTCACTCCCGCTCCTCCAGCCTGTCAGAGTGTACCCACCGCAGGAACACTTCTGTGGGCAGCGCTTCCACCGGCATCGCCAGCATCCTGGAGCCCTCTGACGACACTAGGGACATCAGGGACCAGAGGGAGAGCAGGGACcgggagaggggagacagggaaGCCAGGATGGGGATGATGCCCCCTACTGCTGGGGCGTCAGCCTGCACAGCCCTGCCTGAACACCCCACCCCCACCAGTACCATTGATTCCTGTACAGGCACTCCGGTGAAGAGCGCCTCGTCCTGCGAACGCCTCAACAGGTGAGACTGAGAGACACCCCTGATCAATGATGCTAATGCTGTCTTGAAAAAAAGATTCTGTAATCTCAATGTAGACTTACTAATTGAACAAAGGATAAATAAATAGACAACCTCACACCTGAGCAAGCTGCTATGCTGAGATACAAGAGAGGTAGCCTAAGCAACAGTCTTTACATTACTGTACAGCCCTGTATCTCAATGACATTTCTGACTTATTGGACTAGTCACTCTTGTTACACAACAGCATCATGgatgtcacacacacaaaaaaaaagaagataaCACTTTTTATCTGAAGAGACTGCATGTAACCTGTGTGTTGTAACTTGATCCTGTATGTCCCACCACCAGACACCTGGTGAAGCAAGGGTCCATGGAGGGTCAGATGATGAGGGTGGAGGCATCGAGGGTGGATGCTGATGACGTGGTGGAGAAGATCCTTCAGAGTCAAGACTTCACCCCCAGCCTGCTGGACTCCAGCCATGAAGGTACCTAACAACCTAGTCAGAGACCAAGTTCCAGAGCCAGTCAGAGACCAAGTTCAAGAGCCAGTCAGAGACCAAGTTCCAGAGCCAGTCAGAGACCAAGTTCCAGAGCCAGTCAGAGACCAAGTTCCAGAGCCAGTCAGAGACCAAGGCAGGTTATAGTTTGACCTTAGAGGGGTAGTTCTACCTCTACATGCAGTTCTAACTCTAGAATTGTATACTGGGTCTAAAAATAAAGTTGAAAGCATGTTTGAGATGTGGTATTAGAATTCATGAAGTTAAATTACACTCCATTCCAGTAACATTTACACCAGTATTCATAAGTGATTAATTCAAATACTGTATAAAAGTTACCGTGAAAATTGTCAGTACAAATTAGTTgtaataaaaataatatatacagtttaaatcggaagtttacatacacttaggttggagtcattaaaactcgtttttcaaccactccacaaattttttgttgacaaactatagttttggcaagtcgcttaggacatctactttgtgcatgacacaagtaatatatatatacacctcatttaacctttattttatcagggagtcctactgagaccaaggtctctttcagAGATGAGCCCTAAATACAGAAAAGacacaaaatataaatacaaaatgtaatcagaaagaaaaacaaacatattcatcagtaataaggtcctcaatcagctttctgaattccCCTAGAGGTACCAGCAGATCAAATCTAAGAAAATGTTGAAGATTGTTCTacaaataaggtgcaagaaaactaaaagctgatttacctaactcagtagagaccaaaggAATTCCCAGAGTTAACCATCCCTGAGACTGGGTGTGGTAACTCGTATGTCTAAAGTTTAGTTATGATGTTAGGTACAGTGGTACTttttgtaaaagggctttataaatgaaaacatagcaatgtatcaaACTAGGTGACATCgaagagggccaaccaactttctggtagagaatgcagtgctAAAATTGTCACCCGTAATAAAGCACATTgtgctatgataaactgcatctaacggCTTTAATGAGGTAGCAGCTGCAATAATAAATTAATAATAAAGtaataatataaataaattattataataataataaagtaatAGTAATACATTTGCTTGCTCCCTGGTGACCTCAGTGATATGGAGTAGATTCTTACCATGGGTGAGTACCCTATGCAGAGGGGGTTGATGGGGTTTTAATGAATTTATCTACTGAGGAAGGATTGTGTCGCTGATACTCTTCAAGGTCCCGGCCTCCTCTACAGCGAGCAGAATGCTGCTGGAAATAGAATGCTCCTGTCAATACTGGATTCATTTTTTGATCGCCTAGCAACCCGGCTCCTGATGAGGAGTGTTGATGTTTCATCTGCTAAATAAATAAAGCAGTTTCACCACAAATGCCACTCaaagtttgtgtgtctgtctgtttctgtttgtttcAGAGGAAGGCCTGCGGTTGTTTGTCGGTCCCGGAGGAAGCACTGCCCTTGGAAGCCATCACCTGCCTACCAGGTAGCCTAAGTCTTTAACAGAGTtacactcacaataacacacACTTAAAATAGGATATATCTAATTTATTCATGTATAGATTTGTTTATTAAATGATTACTTAAAATGCTTATTATTTAAATTCAACCCACTTTCACCCCTCACTCAGGTACTTACTTGTGATTGCTAATTTGTTCTATTTGTTTTAGGGTTGGCGCTGGTGCATATGAACAGGTGGTGATTAAACGTTAGGCCTAAACCCCACCAGGAGGATGAGTGGCACAGCTGACATCCAAAAGAACCATCAGTGGTTTTTATCTTTCTTTAATTCCAGCAAGCACATTTTATCCAACTGAACTGGCCTGTCAGAAATGGACTGCAACAGCGCCCTCTGGTGTGCTTACAGACTGTGTGCACTGTCTGTAGTCCCCTGTTAGATTAGCTCAGTGAAGTCAAGAAGAACACCACCACGCCTCAATCTGGGAAAGGAGTCAGACTATTAAAAACTGCAGTTTGAGGTCACAGGAAAACCTGACCTTTTCAGCTGAAGATCAAAGTGATTTGGTTCTGTGTTTGTCACCAGAATGAATGAAGCCTTTGCTGAAGAGGATGATGCCATGCTTTTTCAATACATTCCCTAGTTAACGCTAGTCCCCTAGTTTTCAGTCCTTTAGTTTTTCaacaatgttttttatttgtaacagCCTTTTAATGTAGGATTTTAACTTTTGTTCACCAATAAGCTGCTAAAAGGTTGTGTGTgcgtcagtggaggctggtgggaggagctataggaggatgggctcattgtaatgattggaatggaatcaaacatgCTTTCCATGTTTGACACCGTtcaatttattccattccagtcattacaatgagcctgtcctatATCTCCTGCCACCAGCCTCCaatggtgtgcatgtgtgtggttgctacgtgtttgtgtgtatgcatgacTGTGTGCGTGCCTATATGTCTCTGGTAAAGTGTTAAAGCCACTAGTCTGTTGTAATAATAGTAAGCCTACAATAATCCTGCAGTATACAGAGCCAGGGCTGAGGGCTGGGAGTGAGACTGCAGGTTATGTACTCGGTACTGAAGGTgaccctgctcctctcctctgctgaTCTCATTATTGGCAGAAATAGAAACCGCCTTACAATCTAACCGCTCTGCTCATTTTATATGCTTGTTGGGAGGGAAATAGATGGTGAGGAGAGAAGCTCTGTTTGAGTGAGGTCAAGCTTGTGTTTGCTTCTTCTGAAAGAATCAGACTCTCAGGTTAAGATATCAGGGTTCCAATCTGGATGGCTCTTTTTTTGCAATGACCGATGACAGTGCGATTTAGAAACTGATGCAAGTCAACAGTTGATTCTTGCCAAGCTGACGTAGGTACAGAACGTTGTTCCGTAGGTAAAGATGAAGGCTACAGGACAAATTGTCAACAATTGAACTGCCATTGTACACACTTATTGGTCACCTTCTGTAGTACAACTCCAAAGAAAGAGACGGTGTGGTCCATGAAGAATGAGACGGTGTGGTCCATGAAGAATGAGACGGTGTGGTCCATGAAGAATGAGACGGTGTGGTCCATGAAGAATGAGGCGGTGTGGTCCATGAAGAATGAGACGGTGTGGTC
Coding sequences:
- the LOC120054991 gene encoding protein FAM102B-like; this encodes MDFMMMKKKKFKFKVDFELDELSSVPFVNGVLFCKVRLLDGGFSEESSREPVHANCVRWKKRFSFPCKMSATAGTGVLDPCVCRVSVRKELKGGKTYAKLGFADLNLAEFAGSGNTTRRCLLEGYDTKNTRQDNSILKVIISTQLMSGDPCFKTPPSTGTFIGVQGDAESLLEERKGGDNQKAFMESREGKCPSVSDELGGSCHSRTSSYASQQSKVSGYSTGHSRSSSLSECTHRRNTSVGSASTGIASILEPSDDTRDIRDQRESRDRERGDREARMGMMPPTAGASACTALPEHPTPTSTIDSCTGTPVKSASSCERLNRHLVKQGSMEGQMMRVEASRVDADDVVEKILQSQDFTPSLLDSSHEEEGLRLFVGPGGSTALGSHHLPTRVGAGAYEQVVIKR